From Drosophila suzukii chromosome 2R, CBGP_Dsuzu_IsoJpt1.0, whole genome shotgun sequence, a single genomic window includes:
- the salto gene encoding ankycorbin isoform X4 translates to MAAPAPVRGNKASRLRAVKKGPAPNNSHWAPASTRCETFAPPPIVNPGLTLNSRSRDKIAGSRIPISRPSIRRPPSAAQTRNTSPVRGSPLKGTSTVSSCSLPEKKRGAPDRKPDEEKAPPKRPVSPPRMNVLAKQIWSNSKKAGAKGDKSHRRVIELNKLRAFEAQKKKLECMQSDFMHKLRTLGSQFPGNTAYKFVAVVINDECKVVVHGDDLLRLPKNLPTASINDLKHRCRGIVDLGFMLFYDYLPFIQRSKNEFEAREKREEIRNKLGSLVNRKMTSIVEEIDHLCGPGSSRPELCNNQLYREMADLRLQKQHMEGRYFDVKKEHLDEMNKLRSEYEVKMAAQLANRDQTISDLRKNLRRSEELVNEQSIRLAEKNKTLVSEDGTLEELRAEMAQVKLANQRMLQRLEEADVGLQRARSSVDKHIGQITYLEGELKEARELIVNLQKRPDCMDKGIVEKDLIIADLKLQLQNIEQHKNVLNKQVVNALKHHTDFEELSGKYKNAMVQISDLKESLKITTTKSEFHSKAEEQLRKEIAKLREQMALDQQMLTARSELINNLQKTEQENRAKLDQM, encoded by the exons ATGGCTGCTCCCGCTCCTGTTCGTG GTAATAAAGCTTCCAGGCTGAGGGCTGTGAAAAAAGGTCCTGCTCCAAACAATTCCCACTGG GCTCCAGCTTCCACGCGTTGCGAAACCTTTGCACCCCCTCCCATCGTAAATCCGGGCTTGACTTTAAACAGCCGTAGTCGCGATAAGATCGCTGGCAGCCGCATTCCGATCAGTCGACCTTCGATCCGCCGTCCGCCGTCGGCTGCCCAAACGCGAAATACTTCTCCAGTACGTGGAAGTCCTTTGAAAGGAACCTCTACCGTTAGTTCCTGTTCCTTGCCCGAGAAGAAAAGAGGCGCGCCAGATCGTAAACCTGATGAGGAAAAGGCGCCGCCTAAGCGCCCCGTTTCCCCACCGCGAATGAACGTTTTGGCAAAACAAATCTGGTCTAACTCTAAAAAAGCAG GCGCCAAGGGAGACAAATCGCATCGCCGCGTCATCGAATTGAACAAGCTGCGGGCCTTCGAGGCGCAGAAAAAGAAACTGGAGTGCATGCAGTCGGACTTCATGCACAAGCTGCGCACCCTGGGTTCCCAGTTTCCAGGGAATACTGCCTACAAGTTTGTAGCTGTCGTGATTAATGACGAGTGCAAGGTCGTGGTTCACGGTGACGATCTGCTTCGACTGCCCAAGAATCTGC CTACTGCGAGTATCAATGACTTGAAACATCGTTGTCGTGGCATCGTCGATTTGGGTTTTATGCTCTTTTACGACTACCTGCCGTTCATTCAGAGGTCTAAGAATGAGTTTGAGGCTCGTGAAAAACGCGAGGAGATTCGAAACAAGTTAGGATCCTTAGTG AACCGAAAAATGACTTCCATTGTCGAGGAGATCGACCATTTGTGTGGTCCAGGCTCTAGTAGACCCGAGCTCTGCAATAACCAGCTCTATCGCGAGATGGCGGATCTGCGATTGCAGAAGCAGCACATGGAGGGTCGCTACTTTGATGTCAAGAAGGAACACCTTGACGAAATGAACAAATTAAGGTCTGAGTACGAGGTAAAGATGGCCGCACAGCTGGCCAATCGGGACCAGACCATCAGTGATCTCAGGAAGAACCTTCGACGTAGCGAGGAGCTGGTCAACGAGCAAAGCATTCGCCTGGCCGAGAAGAATAAAACGCTGGTAAGCGAGGATGGAACTCTCGAGGAATTGCGTGCCGAGATGGCACAGGTTAAGTTGGC CAACCAACGGATGCTACAGCGCCTGGAAGAGGCGGATGTTGGCCTTCAACGGGCACGCAGTTCCGTCGATAAGCATATCGGACAGATTACCTATTTGGAGGGGGAACTCAAGGAGGCCCGCGAGCTGATCGTCAATTTGCAGAAGCGTCCAGATTGCATGGACAAGGGCATTGTGGAGAAGGACCTGATCATTGCTGATCTGAAGCTGCAGCTACAGAATATTGAGCAGCACAAGAATGTGCTTAATAAGCAGGTGGTCAATGCCTTGAAACATCATACTGACTTTGAGGAGCTCAGTGGGAAATATAAGAACGCCATGGTGCAAATAAG CGATCTAAAGGAGTCCCTGAAGATCACAACCACCAAATCCGAGTTCCACTCCAAGGCCGAGGAGCAGTTACGCAAGGAGATAGCCAAGTTGCGGGAGCAAATGGCTCTTGATCAGCAGATGCTCACCGCTCGCAGCGAGCTGATCAACAACCTGCAGAAGACCGAGCAGGAGAACCGCGCCAAACTAGACCAAAT GTAA
- the salto gene encoding myosin heavy chain, clone 203 isoform X2 produces MAAPAPVRGNKASRLRAVKKGPAPNNSHWAPASTRCETFAPPPIVNPGLTLNSRSRDKIAGSRIPISRPSIRRPPSAAQTRNTSPVRGSPLKGTSTVSSCSLPEKKRGAPDRKPDEEKAPPKRPVSPPRMNVLAKQIWSNSKKAGAKGDKSHRRVIELNKLRAFEAQKKKLECMQSDFMHKLRTLGSQFPGNTAYKFVAVVINDECKVVVHGDDLLRLPKNLPTASINDLKHRCRGIVDLGFMLFYDYLPFIQRSKNEFEAREKREEIRNKLGSLVNRKMTSIVEEIDHLCGPGSSRPELCNNQLYREMADLRLQKQHMEGRYFDVKKEHLDEMNKLRSEYEVKMAAQLANRDQTISDLRKNLRRSEELVNEQSIRLAEKNKTLVSEDGTLEELRAEMAQVKLANQRMLQRLEEADVGLQRARSSVDKHIGQITYLEGELKEARELIVNLQKRPDCMDKGIVEKDLIIADLKLQLQNIEQHKNVLNKQVVNALKHHTDFEELSGKYKNAMVQISDLKESLKITTTKSEFHSKAEEQLRKEIAKLREQMALDQQMLTARSELINNLQKTEQENRAKLDQMYYQVNNELASKEEEFRNLFETLTSKQTEVRRQDHVIQLLKEQHSRVSLARAGQGERNAAMEKEINDLKNTLRDYARVIIGNNGQPFFEVVPAGERGSSGHQDREETPMGNDRTCELLQRFLPHQDQSNPQEQEMSQSHGRFFEPLHHNLLPQGSRNLSPHRSSPRQSPRSGYQLQHPRNHHQSPRNDLNPSPLESHGHQRSRDQH; encoded by the exons ATGGCTGCTCCCGCTCCTGTTCGTG GTAATAAAGCTTCCAGGCTGAGGGCTGTGAAAAAAGGTCCTGCTCCAAACAATTCCCACTGG GCTCCAGCTTCCACGCGTTGCGAAACCTTTGCACCCCCTCCCATCGTAAATCCGGGCTTGACTTTAAACAGCCGTAGTCGCGATAAGATCGCTGGCAGCCGCATTCCGATCAGTCGACCTTCGATCCGCCGTCCGCCGTCGGCTGCCCAAACGCGAAATACTTCTCCAGTACGTGGAAGTCCTTTGAAAGGAACCTCTACCGTTAGTTCCTGTTCCTTGCCCGAGAAGAAAAGAGGCGCGCCAGATCGTAAACCTGATGAGGAAAAGGCGCCGCCTAAGCGCCCCGTTTCCCCACCGCGAATGAACGTTTTGGCAAAACAAATCTGGTCTAACTCTAAAAAAGCAG GCGCCAAGGGAGACAAATCGCATCGCCGCGTCATCGAATTGAACAAGCTGCGGGCCTTCGAGGCGCAGAAAAAGAAACTGGAGTGCATGCAGTCGGACTTCATGCACAAGCTGCGCACCCTGGGTTCCCAGTTTCCAGGGAATACTGCCTACAAGTTTGTAGCTGTCGTGATTAATGACGAGTGCAAGGTCGTGGTTCACGGTGACGATCTGCTTCGACTGCCCAAGAATCTGC CTACTGCGAGTATCAATGACTTGAAACATCGTTGTCGTGGCATCGTCGATTTGGGTTTTATGCTCTTTTACGACTACCTGCCGTTCATTCAGAGGTCTAAGAATGAGTTTGAGGCTCGTGAAAAACGCGAGGAGATTCGAAACAAGTTAGGATCCTTAGTG AACCGAAAAATGACTTCCATTGTCGAGGAGATCGACCATTTGTGTGGTCCAGGCTCTAGTAGACCCGAGCTCTGCAATAACCAGCTCTATCGCGAGATGGCGGATCTGCGATTGCAGAAGCAGCACATGGAGGGTCGCTACTTTGATGTCAAGAAGGAACACCTTGACGAAATGAACAAATTAAGGTCTGAGTACGAGGTAAAGATGGCCGCACAGCTGGCCAATCGGGACCAGACCATCAGTGATCTCAGGAAGAACCTTCGACGTAGCGAGGAGCTGGTCAACGAGCAAAGCATTCGCCTGGCCGAGAAGAATAAAACGCTGGTAAGCGAGGATGGAACTCTCGAGGAATTGCGTGCCGAGATGGCACAGGTTAAGTTGGC CAACCAACGGATGCTACAGCGCCTGGAAGAGGCGGATGTTGGCCTTCAACGGGCACGCAGTTCCGTCGATAAGCATATCGGACAGATTACCTATTTGGAGGGGGAACTCAAGGAGGCCCGCGAGCTGATCGTCAATTTGCAGAAGCGTCCAGATTGCATGGACAAGGGCATTGTGGAGAAGGACCTGATCATTGCTGATCTGAAGCTGCAGCTACAGAATATTGAGCAGCACAAGAATGTGCTTAATAAGCAGGTGGTCAATGCCTTGAAACATCATACTGACTTTGAGGAGCTCAGTGGGAAATATAAGAACGCCATGGTGCAAATAAG CGATCTAAAGGAGTCCCTGAAGATCACAACCACCAAATCCGAGTTCCACTCCAAGGCCGAGGAGCAGTTACGCAAGGAGATAGCCAAGTTGCGGGAGCAAATGGCTCTTGATCAGCAGATGCTCACCGCTCGCAGCGAGCTGATCAACAACCTGCAGAAGACCGAGCAGGAGAACCGCGCCAAACTAGACCAAATGTACTATCAA GTAAACAACGAGCTGGCCTCGAAGGAGGAGGAGTTCCGCAATCTATTCGAGACCCTGACATCCAAACAGACGGAGGTGAGGAGGCAGGACCATGTCATCCAGCTTCTGAAGGAGCAACATTCGCGGGTTTCCCTTGCGCGAGCCGGTCAAGGCGAGCGGAATGCCGCGATGGAGAAAGAAATAAATGATCTCAAAAACACCCT TCGTGATTATGCCAGAGTTATTATTGGCAATAATGGTCAACCATTTTTTGAAGTTGTGCCAGCTGGCGAAAGGGGGAGCAGTGGCCACCAAGATCGAGAGGAGACTCCCATGGGGAATGACAGAACCTGCGAGTTACTGCAGAGATTCCTGCCCCATCAGGACCAGTCCAATCCGCAAGAGCAGGAAATGTCACAGTCACATGGTAGATTCTTTGAGCCACTGCATCACAACCTGCTGCCCCAAGGATCACGAAACCTCAGCCCCCATCGATCTTCACCCAGGCAATCGCCCCGCTCGGGTTATCAACTGCAACATCCACGTAACCATCATCAAAGTCCTCGCAATGACCTGAATCCCTCGCCTCTCGAGTCTCACGGACACCAGCGATCTCGAGACCAGCATTAG
- the salto gene encoding golgin subfamily A member 5 isoform X3, translating to MAAPAPVRGNKASRLRAVKKGPAPNNSHWAPASTRCETFAPPPIVNPGLTLNSRSRDKIAGSRIPISRPSIRRPPSAAQTRNTSPVRGSPLKGTSTVSSCSLPEKKRGAPDRKPDEEKAPPKRPVSPPRMNVLAKQIWSNSKKAGAKGDKSHRRVIELNKLRAFEAQKKKLECMQSDFMHKLRTLGSQFPGNTAYKFVAVVINDECKVVVHGDDLLRLPKNLPTASINDLKHRCRGIVDLGFMLFYDYLPFIQRSKNEFEAREKREEIRNKLGSLVNRKMTSIVEEIDHLCGPGSSRPELCNNQLYREMADLRLQKQHMEGRYFDVKKEHLDEMNKLRSEYEVKMAAQLANRDQTISDLRKNLRRSEELVNEQSIRLAEKNKTLVSEDGTLEELRAEMAQVKLANQRMLQRLEEADVGLQRARSSVDKHIGQITYLEGELKEARELIVNLQKRPDCMDKGIVEKDLIIADLKLQLQNIEQHKNVLNKQVVNALKHHTDFEELSGKYKNAMVQISDLKESLKITTTKSEFHSKAEEQLRKEIAKLREQMALDQQMLTARSELINNLQKTEQENRAKLDQMYYQVSEKDTLINQVNNELASKEEEFRNLFETLTSKQTEVRRQDHVIQLLKEQHSRVSLARAGQGERNAAMEKEINDLKNTLYSLPLGNFPIEEGSNEVLNPN from the exons ATGGCTGCTCCCGCTCCTGTTCGTG GTAATAAAGCTTCCAGGCTGAGGGCTGTGAAAAAAGGTCCTGCTCCAAACAATTCCCACTGG GCTCCAGCTTCCACGCGTTGCGAAACCTTTGCACCCCCTCCCATCGTAAATCCGGGCTTGACTTTAAACAGCCGTAGTCGCGATAAGATCGCTGGCAGCCGCATTCCGATCAGTCGACCTTCGATCCGCCGTCCGCCGTCGGCTGCCCAAACGCGAAATACTTCTCCAGTACGTGGAAGTCCTTTGAAAGGAACCTCTACCGTTAGTTCCTGTTCCTTGCCCGAGAAGAAAAGAGGCGCGCCAGATCGTAAACCTGATGAGGAAAAGGCGCCGCCTAAGCGCCCCGTTTCCCCACCGCGAATGAACGTTTTGGCAAAACAAATCTGGTCTAACTCTAAAAAAGCAG GCGCCAAGGGAGACAAATCGCATCGCCGCGTCATCGAATTGAACAAGCTGCGGGCCTTCGAGGCGCAGAAAAAGAAACTGGAGTGCATGCAGTCGGACTTCATGCACAAGCTGCGCACCCTGGGTTCCCAGTTTCCAGGGAATACTGCCTACAAGTTTGTAGCTGTCGTGATTAATGACGAGTGCAAGGTCGTGGTTCACGGTGACGATCTGCTTCGACTGCCCAAGAATCTGC CTACTGCGAGTATCAATGACTTGAAACATCGTTGTCGTGGCATCGTCGATTTGGGTTTTATGCTCTTTTACGACTACCTGCCGTTCATTCAGAGGTCTAAGAATGAGTTTGAGGCTCGTGAAAAACGCGAGGAGATTCGAAACAAGTTAGGATCCTTAGTG AACCGAAAAATGACTTCCATTGTCGAGGAGATCGACCATTTGTGTGGTCCAGGCTCTAGTAGACCCGAGCTCTGCAATAACCAGCTCTATCGCGAGATGGCGGATCTGCGATTGCAGAAGCAGCACATGGAGGGTCGCTACTTTGATGTCAAGAAGGAACACCTTGACGAAATGAACAAATTAAGGTCTGAGTACGAGGTAAAGATGGCCGCACAGCTGGCCAATCGGGACCAGACCATCAGTGATCTCAGGAAGAACCTTCGACGTAGCGAGGAGCTGGTCAACGAGCAAAGCATTCGCCTGGCCGAGAAGAATAAAACGCTGGTAAGCGAGGATGGAACTCTCGAGGAATTGCGTGCCGAGATGGCACAGGTTAAGTTGGC CAACCAACGGATGCTACAGCGCCTGGAAGAGGCGGATGTTGGCCTTCAACGGGCACGCAGTTCCGTCGATAAGCATATCGGACAGATTACCTATTTGGAGGGGGAACTCAAGGAGGCCCGCGAGCTGATCGTCAATTTGCAGAAGCGTCCAGATTGCATGGACAAGGGCATTGTGGAGAAGGACCTGATCATTGCTGATCTGAAGCTGCAGCTACAGAATATTGAGCAGCACAAGAATGTGCTTAATAAGCAGGTGGTCAATGCCTTGAAACATCATACTGACTTTGAGGAGCTCAGTGGGAAATATAAGAACGCCATGGTGCAAATAAG CGATCTAAAGGAGTCCCTGAAGATCACAACCACCAAATCCGAGTTCCACTCCAAGGCCGAGGAGCAGTTACGCAAGGAGATAGCCAAGTTGCGGGAGCAAATGGCTCTTGATCAGCAGATGCTCACCGCTCGCAGCGAGCTGATCAACAACCTGCAGAAGACCGAGCAGGAGAACCGCGCCAAACTAGACCAAATGTACTATCAAGTTAGCGAGAAAGACACGCTGATCAATCAG GTAAACAACGAGCTGGCCTCGAAGGAGGAGGAGTTCCGCAATCTATTCGAGACCCTGACATCCAAACAGACGGAGGTGAGGAGGCAGGACCATGTCATCCAGCTTCTGAAGGAGCAACATTCGCGGGTTTCCCTTGCGCGAGCCGGTCAAGGCGAGCGGAATGCCGCGATGGAGAAAGAAATAAATGATCTCAAAAACACCCT ATACTCATTACCGTTAGGGAACTTTCCCATCGAGGAGGGGTCTAATGAGGTTTTAAACCCAAATTGA
- the salto gene encoding putative leucine-rich repeat-containing protein DDB_G0290503 isoform X1 — MAAPAPVRGNKASRLRAVKKGPAPNNSHWAPASTRCETFAPPPIVNPGLTLNSRSRDKIAGSRIPISRPSIRRPPSAAQTRNTSPVRGSPLKGTSTVSSCSLPEKKRGAPDRKPDEEKAPPKRPVSPPRMNVLAKQIWSNSKKAGAKGDKSHRRVIELNKLRAFEAQKKKLECMQSDFMHKLRTLGSQFPGNTAYKFVAVVINDECKVVVHGDDLLRLPKNLPTASINDLKHRCRGIVDLGFMLFYDYLPFIQRSKNEFEAREKREEIRNKLGSLVNRKMTSIVEEIDHLCGPGSSRPELCNNQLYREMADLRLQKQHMEGRYFDVKKEHLDEMNKLRSEYEVKMAAQLANRDQTISDLRKNLRRSEELVNEQSIRLAEKNKTLVSEDGTLEELRAEMAQVKLANQRMLQRLEEADVGLQRARSSVDKHIGQITYLEGELKEARELIVNLQKRPDCMDKGIVEKDLIIADLKLQLQNIEQHKNVLNKQVVNALKHHTDFEELSGKYKNAMVQISDLKESLKITTTKSEFHSKAEEQLRKEIAKLREQMALDQQMLTARSELINNLQKTEQENRAKLDQMYYQVSEKDTLINQVNNELASKEEEFRNLFETLTSKQTEVRRQDHVIQLLKEQHSRVSLARAGQGERNAAMEKEINDLKNTLRDYARVIIGNNGQPFFEVVPAGERGSSGHQDREETPMGNDRTCELLQRFLPHQDQSNPQEQEMSQSHGRFFEPLHHNLLPQGSRNLSPHRSSPRQSPRSGYQLQHPRNHHQSPRNDLNPSPLESHGHQRSRDQH; from the exons ATGGCTGCTCCCGCTCCTGTTCGTG GTAATAAAGCTTCCAGGCTGAGGGCTGTGAAAAAAGGTCCTGCTCCAAACAATTCCCACTGG GCTCCAGCTTCCACGCGTTGCGAAACCTTTGCACCCCCTCCCATCGTAAATCCGGGCTTGACTTTAAACAGCCGTAGTCGCGATAAGATCGCTGGCAGCCGCATTCCGATCAGTCGACCTTCGATCCGCCGTCCGCCGTCGGCTGCCCAAACGCGAAATACTTCTCCAGTACGTGGAAGTCCTTTGAAAGGAACCTCTACCGTTAGTTCCTGTTCCTTGCCCGAGAAGAAAAGAGGCGCGCCAGATCGTAAACCTGATGAGGAAAAGGCGCCGCCTAAGCGCCCCGTTTCCCCACCGCGAATGAACGTTTTGGCAAAACAAATCTGGTCTAACTCTAAAAAAGCAG GCGCCAAGGGAGACAAATCGCATCGCCGCGTCATCGAATTGAACAAGCTGCGGGCCTTCGAGGCGCAGAAAAAGAAACTGGAGTGCATGCAGTCGGACTTCATGCACAAGCTGCGCACCCTGGGTTCCCAGTTTCCAGGGAATACTGCCTACAAGTTTGTAGCTGTCGTGATTAATGACGAGTGCAAGGTCGTGGTTCACGGTGACGATCTGCTTCGACTGCCCAAGAATCTGC CTACTGCGAGTATCAATGACTTGAAACATCGTTGTCGTGGCATCGTCGATTTGGGTTTTATGCTCTTTTACGACTACCTGCCGTTCATTCAGAGGTCTAAGAATGAGTTTGAGGCTCGTGAAAAACGCGAGGAGATTCGAAACAAGTTAGGATCCTTAGTG AACCGAAAAATGACTTCCATTGTCGAGGAGATCGACCATTTGTGTGGTCCAGGCTCTAGTAGACCCGAGCTCTGCAATAACCAGCTCTATCGCGAGATGGCGGATCTGCGATTGCAGAAGCAGCACATGGAGGGTCGCTACTTTGATGTCAAGAAGGAACACCTTGACGAAATGAACAAATTAAGGTCTGAGTACGAGGTAAAGATGGCCGCACAGCTGGCCAATCGGGACCAGACCATCAGTGATCTCAGGAAGAACCTTCGACGTAGCGAGGAGCTGGTCAACGAGCAAAGCATTCGCCTGGCCGAGAAGAATAAAACGCTGGTAAGCGAGGATGGAACTCTCGAGGAATTGCGTGCCGAGATGGCACAGGTTAAGTTGGC CAACCAACGGATGCTACAGCGCCTGGAAGAGGCGGATGTTGGCCTTCAACGGGCACGCAGTTCCGTCGATAAGCATATCGGACAGATTACCTATTTGGAGGGGGAACTCAAGGAGGCCCGCGAGCTGATCGTCAATTTGCAGAAGCGTCCAGATTGCATGGACAAGGGCATTGTGGAGAAGGACCTGATCATTGCTGATCTGAAGCTGCAGCTACAGAATATTGAGCAGCACAAGAATGTGCTTAATAAGCAGGTGGTCAATGCCTTGAAACATCATACTGACTTTGAGGAGCTCAGTGGGAAATATAAGAACGCCATGGTGCAAATAAG CGATCTAAAGGAGTCCCTGAAGATCACAACCACCAAATCCGAGTTCCACTCCAAGGCCGAGGAGCAGTTACGCAAGGAGATAGCCAAGTTGCGGGAGCAAATGGCTCTTGATCAGCAGATGCTCACCGCTCGCAGCGAGCTGATCAACAACCTGCAGAAGACCGAGCAGGAGAACCGCGCCAAACTAGACCAAATGTACTATCAAGTTAGCGAGAAAGACACGCTGATCAATCAG GTAAACAACGAGCTGGCCTCGAAGGAGGAGGAGTTCCGCAATCTATTCGAGACCCTGACATCCAAACAGACGGAGGTGAGGAGGCAGGACCATGTCATCCAGCTTCTGAAGGAGCAACATTCGCGGGTTTCCCTTGCGCGAGCCGGTCAAGGCGAGCGGAATGCCGCGATGGAGAAAGAAATAAATGATCTCAAAAACACCCT TCGTGATTATGCCAGAGTTATTATTGGCAATAATGGTCAACCATTTTTTGAAGTTGTGCCAGCTGGCGAAAGGGGGAGCAGTGGCCACCAAGATCGAGAGGAGACTCCCATGGGGAATGACAGAACCTGCGAGTTACTGCAGAGATTCCTGCCCCATCAGGACCAGTCCAATCCGCAAGAGCAGGAAATGTCACAGTCACATGGTAGATTCTTTGAGCCACTGCATCACAACCTGCTGCCCCAAGGATCACGAAACCTCAGCCCCCATCGATCTTCACCCAGGCAATCGCCCCGCTCGGGTTATCAACTGCAACATCCACGTAACCATCATCAAAGTCCTCGCAATGACCTGAATCCCTCGCCTCTCGAGTCTCACGGACACCAGCGATCTCGAGACCAGCATTAG
- the LOC108009802 gene encoding sodium-dependent nutrient amino acid transporter 1, translated as MDDDTEYQKLRRNMEQAQGTRTGNQDGISTVVYSVEGEELAINCEVASESSGQRDQWSKGVEFLFSCIALSVGLGNVWRFPFIALENGGGAFLIPYVIVLLLIGRPVYYLEVIIGQFSSRGCIKAFDMAPIMKGIAYGQVYSTALATTYYACIMALAIRYLVASFSEVLPWTYCLVEWGSNCVATGASAANDSSVVQGVSSAELFFTQTILREPETLEDGGLGTPSWDLVLCLLATWVIIGTVLSKGIRSSGKASYFLALFPYVIMFVLLIRAVTLPGAWQGIVYFMKPQWSQLVNPHVWYAAITQMFFSLAICFGTLVVYASFNDFNKNVHKDVIIITTIDSLTSILAGCIIFGILGNLAHETNTTDISQVVKGGAGLAFISYPEAIAKFKYLPQLFAVLFFFMLLVLGIGSNIGMASSVVNVVKDRFTHLPHWLLAVGASIIGFLCGLVYMTPGGQFILNLVDFYGCTFIALVLAIAELLAVGWIYGVKRICSDIEFMLNVKTSFYWRICWAIVAPGLMFLVLVYMLFSYEPLTYRGVQYPPAYYMAGWIIWGLGVLQLPFWAVVTIFQQPGKTFGSKLRMAMQPTANWGPLQTQKFEAYILHRKREADFKSPRGGYLFDNIFG; from the exons ATGGATGATGATACAGAGTACCAGAAACTCCGAAGAAACATGGAGCAAGCCCAGGGAACTAGGACAGGAAATCAGGATGGCATCAGTACTGTTGTCTACAGCGTGGAAGGAGAAGAA CTCGCTATTAACTGTGAGGTGGCATCGGAATCTTCGGGTCAACGAGATCAGTGGAGCAAAGGTGTAGAGTTCCTATTCTCCTGCATTGCTTTATCCGTTGGTCTGGGAAATGTCTGGAGATTTCCTTTTATTGCTCTGGAAAATGGTGGAGGTGCTTTCTTGATACCCTATGTGATAGTACTCCTGCTGATTGGCAGACCTGTTTACTATCTTGAGGTGATCATTGGTCAGTTCTCCAGTCGCGGTTGCATCAAGGCTTTTGATATGGCGCCTATTATGAAGG GTATTGCCTATGGTCAAGTGTATTCTACCGCTTTGGCTACTACATACTATGCCTGCATAATGGCATTGGCCATCAGATATTTGGTGGCCAGCTTTAGTGAGGTCCTGCCCTGGACTTATTGTCTGGTTGAATGGGGCAGCAATTGTGTGGCAACAGGAGCCTCGGCCGCAAATGATTCATCTGTTGTACAGGGTGTGTCCTCTGCAGAACTGTTCTTCAC GCAAACGATTCTCAGAGAACCCGAAACCTTGGAGGACGGTGGCTTAGGAACTCCCAGCTGGGATCTGGTGTTGTGCCTCTTGGCCACCTGGGTGATCATCGGCACTGTTCTGTCCAAGGGCATTAGGAGCTCTGGAAAAGCCTCCTATTTCCTGGCCCTGTTTCCCTATGTAATAATGTTTGTCCTGCTGATCAGGGCCGTTACTTTGCCAGGAGCCTGGCAGGGAATTGTTTACTTTATGAAGCCTCAATGGTCCCAGTTGGTCAACCCACATGTGTGGTATGCGGCCATCACCCAAATGTTCTTCTCGTTGGCCATCTGCTTTGGCACTCTGGTCGTGTACGCCTCCTTCAATGATTTCAACAAGAATGTGCACAA AGATGTGATCATTATCACCACCATAGATTCCCTAACTTCCATCCTGGCTGGTTGCATTATCTTTGGTATTTTGGGCAACTTGGCTCATGAGACCAATACCACGGATATCTCACAGGTGGTCAAGGGTGGAGCTGGTCTGGCATTTATTTCCTATCCAGAGGCCATTGCCAAGTTCAAGTATCTGCCCCAACTCTTTGCCGTGCTGTTCTTCTTCATGCTCCTGGTTCTGGGCATTGGATCGAATATTGGAATGGCCAGTTCTGTGGTCAATGTGGTTAAGGATCGATTCACCCACTTGCCACACTGGCTGCTGGCTGTGGGTGCATCGATAATTGGATTTCTATGCGGCTTGGTTTATATGACTCCGGGTGGACAATTCATACTAAATCTCGTGGACTTTTATGGCTGCACGTTTATAGCCCTCGTCTTGGCCATTGCGGAGTTATTGGCCGTGGGATGGATTTATGGTGTGAAGCGCATTTGCAGTGACATTGAATTTATGCTGAATGTGAAAACCAGCTTCTACTGGCGCATTTGTTGGGCCATTGTGGCACCTGGCTTAATGTTCTTGGTTCTGGTCTATATGCTCTTTAGCTACGAACCACTGACATATAGGGGTGTTCAGTATCCCCCGGCTTACTACATGGCTGGTTGGATTATCTGGGGACTGGGTGTTCTGCAGCTGCCCTTCTGGGCTGTGGTCACGATTTTCCAGCAGCCCGGCAAGACTTTTGGCAGT AAACTGAGAATGGCCATGCAACCCACGGCCAACTGGGGTCCATTGCAAACTCAAAAGTTCGAGGCCTATATCCTTCATCGAAAACGTGAGGCGGATTTCAAGAGTCCACGCGGCGGATACTTGTTCGACAATATCTTTGGTTAA